Below is a genomic region from Microbacterium esteraromaticum.
TATGAACGCCCTGCTGCTGCAGCTGCGCGACAAGGGCAACACCGTGCTCGTCGTCGAGCACAAGCCCGAGACGATCGCCATCGCCGACCGTGTCGTGGATCTCGGGCCCGGTGCGGGCAGCAACGGCGGCGAGGTGCGGTTCGAGGGCACGGTCGAGCAGCTGTCGCAGAGCGACACGCTCACCGGCCGGCATCTGCATGACAGGGCACGGCTGAAGGATGCGGTGCGTGCGCGCACCGGTGTGCTCGAGGTGCGTGGGGCGTCGACCAACAACCTGCAGGACGTCGACGTCGACGTGCCCACCGGGGTGCTCACCGTCGTCACGGGTGTCGCGGGCTCGGGGAAGAGCTCTCTCGTGCATGGGGCGATCTCACCCCTCCCGGGAGTCGTATCGATCGACCAGACCGCGATCAGGGGATCACGTCGCAGCAACCCGGCGACGTACACGGGCATGCTCGAGCCGATCCGCAAGGCGTTCGCGAAGGCGAACGGGGTGAAGCCGGCGCTGTTCAGTGCGAACAGCGAGGGAGCCTGCCCGAGCTGCAAGGGCTCCGGTGTGATCGTCACCGAGCTCGGTTTCATGGACACGATCGAGACGCCGTGCGAGGACTGCGGTGGCAAGCGCTTCCAGTTGGGGGTGCTCGAGTACAAGCTCGGCGGTCTCGACATCACCGAGGTGCTCGATCTGCCGGTCGCCGAGGCGCACGCGTTCTTCGCGGCTCCTGAGACGAAGATCCCCGCCGTCGTGTCGATCCTGTCGCGGATGGAAGACGTCGGACTCGGGTATCTGACTCTCGGGCAGCCCCTGTCGACTCTCTCCGGCGGCGAGCGGCAGCGGCTCAAACTCGCCATCCAGATGGGGGAGAAGGCCGAGGTGTATGTTCTCGACGAGCCCACAACGGGTCTGCATCTGGCCGACGTCGACAACCTGCTCGGCCTGCTCGACCGGCTCGTCGACGCGGGCAGGAGCGTCATCGTGATCGAGCACCACCAGGCGGTGATGGCTCATGCCGACTGGATCATCGACATCGGTCCCGGCGCCGGCCACGATGGCGGTCGCGTCGTGTTCGAGGGAACCCCGGCGGATCTCGTCGCGGCGAAGTCGACGCTGACCGGGGAGCACCTGGCCGAGTACGTCGCATCCTGAGTCGAAAGGTTCGACAGCAGCTGCGTCCCACTGCTGCGCTCGTCCGTCTCCGAAGTACGGCCTGCGCGTCGTCGGCGATGGGCGCGGCGTGGGTGTCGGCATCTCCGCGTCATTTCGATACGCTCCGACGATGGCAAGAGGTGATCAGCGCGAGATCGATGCACGCATCCAGCGCTACTACGGCGGAGTGTTCGATGAGGGCGCGCGTCTGACGACACGATCGCCGCAGGGACCCGTCGAGTTCCTGCGCACACAGGAGATCATCCGAGAGCGCGTGGCGTCGGGCCGGGTCATCGACATCGGCGGGGGTGCCGGTGTGCACGCCCGAGCGCTCCAGGATGCCGGATATGCGGTTGAGCTCATCGATCCTGTGCCGCGTCATGTCGAGCAGGCCCGCGACGCCGGAATCCGAGCGCGGATCGCTGACGCGCGCGACTTGCCGTTCGGGGAGGCGGAGTTCGATGCGGCGCTCATGCTCGGACCGCTGTATCACCTGGCGGCGCGCACGGAACGCCTTCGTGCGCTGCGTGAGGCGGCGCGTGTGGTGCGCCCCGGCGGCTTCGTCTTTGCGGCGGGCCTTTCGCGTTTCATCGCCTTCGGCAGGGCGACACTCGGGCGCCCCGTGCCCGAGCCGTTCCCCGAGGAATGGGTCGCCCTCGCTGCCAGGGGAGAGCCTGCGGAGGGGATGCGATTCCCCGCCGGACATTTCCACTCTGCGGAAGAGCTTGATGAGGAAGTCGGGTCATCGGGACTGGAGGTCGACGCCGTCCTCGGCGTCGAGGGCCCCTGCGGCACGGTGCTGGAGTCGCTCGACACCGCGGGGGAGGAACTCGTCGAGGCCGCCCTCGTCATGGCCCGCGCGTCAGCATCCATCCCCGCGATCCGCGACCTCAGTGCACACCTCATCGCAGTCGCGCGTGTGCCGTCGTGAGTGTCGTATGGTCGAGCGCATATACGTCAGCAAAGGGGAATTGCGTGCCGAAATCGTCAATCGATCGATCTCGCATCCGGGTGAAGGCCATGATCATCGTCGTCCATGAGGACGGAACCCGTCATCTGGTGAGCAGCAATGCACCGACGGATGAGAACCCGCATGGTTTCCACCGGCTCATCGGTGGCAGCGTCGAGCTGGGCGAGTCGCTGCAGGAGGCGATCATCCGAGAGGTGGACGAGGAACTCGGTGCTCGGATTCACGATCTGCGTCACCTCGGCGTGGTCGAGAACATCTTCCATTACAACGGCGAACTCGGGCACGAACTCGTCGCGCTGTACAAAGGTCGTCTCGACCCGACGCCGGCCGACAAGGGCGCAACGCTCACGGAGTCGGACGGTTCGGTGGTGCCCGTCGTCTGGCGTTCGCTCGACGACGTCGACGTGCACGTGCCGCTGTATCCGGTGGCAGTCCGGCCGTGGATCGACAGCCTGGGGCGCCATTCACGGAATAACCGATAATGCACATTATGTCAGTACGATCCGATTCGTGTCGGATAGCAGCGATCGACACCGACAGGCTGCTGGCGGTGGGCGTGCTCCCCCGCGTCCAGGAAGGCTCGTAACCGGAAATCGGCATTCGCTGGCGCCGAACCCGAACCCGAGGCGATGGTGAGCGGACTGACTCAGCGCGACAGCGACACATCCGATCACCGACGTGTGACGCAGCGGGAGGCATCGGCGGACACCGTCGCCGGGCTATTCCTCCTCCTCAGCGAGCCCGTACACGTCCAGGCCGCCGGGCACGATCCGCACTGTCGCGACGGTCATGCCGCGCTCACCCACTGACACCTCACCGTCATGCGCGACGTCGACCGGCTCCCCCGTCGACGATCGCGCCTCGATGCGCACCTGCTCAGCGGTGAAGGCCTCGATCGTCGCGAGCCCGGCTCGCCCCGGCACGCGGTCGAGAACGGCTGATGCCCGCACCCCGAAGGCCAGTGCGACCAGGCCCCGCAGCCGCGGCATCCGCCCGCGGGCGTGCAGCACCCTGACGTCGAGCACCCCGTCGTCGAGTCGGCGTCGCTGCAGCGGGACCATCGACACCGACGAGTTCTGGCCGGCGGCGACGGCGACCGACCATACCCGCGCCGCACGGCCGTCGACGCGGACCCACAGTGTATGCGCTCGCGCGAACACCCGAAAAGCAGCGACCAGGGCTGCGACCGGCTTCCCGAGGGCAGCCTCCATCTCCTCTCGTTCGGCGACGAACCGGGGGTACACGCCGATCGAGGCGACGTTCATGACCGTCATCGGCTGCCCGTCGTCGATCGTGAGCTCCGCCACGTCGACCCGGCGCCCGACGCCCGACCGCAAGGCCGTCACAGCGTCGTCGATCGTCTCGGCGCCCGCCGTGCGCGCGAAGTGATTGAACGTGCCGCCGGGAAAGATCACCAACGGCAAGTGAGCACGACGTGCGGCATCCGCCGCGTTCGCCACCGTCCCGTCGCCGCCCCAGACGCCGATGACGTGAGGTGGGTCTGCAGAGGCGACAGCATCGCGGACGAGCTCCATGAGGTCTTCCCCTTCCTGCAGCACCCGCACTCTGGAGGAGGGCAGCTCCCCCGACAGGAAGGCCACCGGCTCAGGACGCAGCGGGTCGATCCCGGATGCCGAGTTGACGAAGATCACTGCGCCATCGCCGTCCGGCAGCGCGGCCAATTCGACCATGCTGCCCCTGCGGATCGGCTCGGGGCGCGGACGTGCAGGAACGAGCATCCGGCCGGCAACCGCGACAGCGGAGCCGAGTGCCACTCCCCCGATCACGTCCGAGAGCCAGTGCGCGCCGGTGTGCAGGCGCGAGTACGCGACGGCTGCGCCGAGCGGCGCGAGCACCGCGCCGCTGCGCCCGGACTCCAGGGCGACCCCCGTCACGAATGCGGCCGCGGACGCCGAGTGCCCGGAGGGGAACGATGCCGACGTCGGCGTCCTCTTCAGGCGCCGTGGCGCCGGAACATCCTTGAGCAGCGGTCTGTCGCCGCCGAAGATGCGCTTGCCGACGAGGTTGGCCAGCGCGCTGCCCAGCACCAGCGAGGCGATTCCTCGGACCGCGCCCCGACGCGACGCACCGCCGATGACGTAGAGCACGGCGGCGATCTGAAACCAGAGGCGGCTGCGATCGGCACGGTGCGAGAGGCCCGCCAGTGCTCCGTCGAGCTCGGGAAGATGACGATGTCGATTGACGGCGTGCGACGCGCGCGCATCGACATCCCGCACCCAGCGAGGCAGGATGCGCGCGCGCCGCAGCGCGAGGAACGGGTGGCGCGAGGACCTCATGCACGGAGAGTATGCCCGCAGGACGTCGCGTGCGAATGCCGTTGCGCGAGGCCGCTGAACGGGTTAGCCGGTGCCGGAGCGTGTCAGATCCTCCCCCGCACCGGAGTGCGCTCTACCGGGTCGCCGCCGCTCGGCATGGTCATCTCGGCGCGCACGCCGAGCAGCCTGACCTCGCGCTCCGGATCGAGTGCGTCAGTGAGCGCGAGCGCCGCATCGACGAACTCGTCCCGGTCAGAGGTCGCAGACGCCAGCTTGCGACCGAAGGTCCGCGTGTCGAAGGGCGCGTACCTCACCTTCAGGTGCACCCTCTGCACCGGCCTCCCTTCGGCTGCGCAGTCATCGAATGCCCGCACCGCCAGCTCAGACACAGCGGCGGTCACCTGCGCTGCGGTGGTGAGGTTCTGCTGGTAGGTGGTCTCGCGGCTGTGACTGCGCGCGATCCACGGCGTGTCGTCGACGACCTCCGGTCCGCGCCCGAGGCCCAGATCGGCATACCAGACTCCCATCTTCGGCCCGAACTCCGCGGCCAGCTCCGCGCGATCCGCACGCGCAAGCTCCTGCACCGTACGGATCCCGTGGTCGGCAAGCCGCTTCTCGACGCGAGAGCCGATTCCCCACAGCTCGCGAGTCGATCGCTCCCCCATCACCTCGAACCAGTTCTGCTCGGTGAGCCGGAAGACCCCACGCGGTTTGCCGAAACCGGTCGCGATCTTCGCGCGGATCTTGTTGTCTCCTATCCCGATCGAGCAGTGCAGCGAGGTCGCCGCGAAGACGGCGTTGCGGGCGTGTCGTGCCACCGCTTCCGGGTTGTCAGTCGTCACCCCGAGGAAGCATTCGTCCCAGCCGATGACCTCCAGCGTCACTCCGGGCAGTGCCCGCAGCGTCGCCATCACCTCTGCCGACGCGCGCTCGTACGCGGCGTGATCGACGGGCAGGAACACCGCGTCATCCGGCGCCTTGCGCGCGGCGATCTTCATCGGCATCCCCGACCCGATTCCGTATTCGCGTGCCTCGTATGACGCGGTCGCCACCACGGCCCGCTCCGTCGGGTCGCCGTTGCCGCCGACGATCACGGACCTGCCGGCGAGTTCCGGATGCCGCAGCACCTCCACCGCAGCGATGAACTGGTCCATGTCGACGTGCAGCACCCAGGGCCTCATCCCATGAGTCTGCGCGGCGCGGAGCGTCATGTCCATGCGTCAGGCAGGACTAGCCTTGACGGGTGAGCGCTCATCTCCTCCCCCGCACGACACCCGGATGGCGCGGCTGGGTGGTGTGGGGCGTGGCGGTCGCGGCGTACGTGATCGCGATCACGAATCGCAGCTCGCTCAGTGCCGTGGGCGTGGACGCCGCTGAGCGCTTCCACGCCGACGCCGCGACACTGTCGCTCTTCGCCGTCGTGCAGCTGGCCGTCTACGGCGGTCTTCAGATCCCCATCGGCGTGCTGCTCGACCGTTACGGCTCACGACCGATCATGGTGGTCGGGATGCTGCTGATGGCCGTCGGCCAGTTCGTCATGGCCGTATCGCCCAGCATCGGCATCGCGCTCATCGCCCGTGTCCTGCTCGGTGCGGGCGACGCGGCGATCTTCCCGGCAGTGCTGCGGCTGGTCGCCACCTGGTTCCCGGCGCAGCGCGGCCCGGTGATGGGACAGCTGACCGGTCTCGTCGGCCAGACCGGCCAGCTGGTCGCGCTGATGCCGCTGGCCGCGCTGTTGCATTCCACGAGCTGGACGATCACCTTCGGCAGCGTCGCCGGTCTCGGTCTGCTCTTCGCCATCCTCGTCTGGATGCTGGTGCGCAACCACCCGCCGGAGCGCAGCGCCGATGTGACGGTCAACACCGAGACCGGCGTGGTCCAGGTCATCACGTCCGCAATCGATACCGGCGTCGGCATCCGCGCGGCGTGGGCGCACCCCGGTACCCGCCTCGCCTTCTGGTCGCACTTCACCACGCCATTCGCCAGCACCGCGTTCCTGCTGCTGTGGGGCATGCCGTTCCTCACGGCAGGACAGGGCCTGTCGGCGGCGGAGGCTGCGGGCATCCTGTCGATCAACGTGCTCGTCAGCATGGCGCTCAGCCCGGTGCTCGGCACGCTGTCGCGCCGCATCCCGACCCGCCGCTCGCTCGCTCTCGTACTGCCCAGCATCGCCGTCCAGGTGATCGCCTGGAGCGCGGTGATCCTCTGGCCGGGTCCTGCGCCGATGTGGCTGCTGACGCTGCTCGTGGTGTGCCTTGCCGCCGGGGGCCCGGCTTCCATGATCGCGTTCGATCACGCTCGCACCCACAACCCGGCTCACCGCCTCAGCACCGCCACGGGGGTGACGAACTCCGGCGGCTTCCTCGCAGCGCTCATCGCGATCTTCTTCATCGGATTCACGCTCGACCTGCAAGGCGCGGGAACCCCGGACACGTACTCGCTCGACGCCTTCCGCTGGGCATTCGCGACACAGCTCCCCCTGTGGCTGCTCGGCGCCTCGTTCATCATCCGCGAACGCAAGAACACGCGCATCCGGATGGGACTCGACCCCGAGCGCAAGCGGCACCGCTGAGAGCTCGCTGCGCGGCGATCGGCTCGCTGCGGTCAGCCGGATCAGAGGCGCAGCGCCTGGAAGGTCTCCAGAATCAGCTCCACGCTCAGCAGTGCCGGGATCTCAGCGTCGCCGTCCTCGAACTCTGCGAGCTCGACTCCCCGCACCTGCGCGGGATCGAGGGCTGCGAAGATCGCGGCGACCTCATGCGGCAGCAGGCCGTCGCCCACTCGGTAGGCGGCCGGGATGTAGCCGGGCTCGAGCACGTCCCAATCCACATGGATCCACACGTCCTTGCCTGCCACGATTGCGGCGACGCGCTCAGGGGTGCTCTGGGCCGGTGACAGCACCGTCACACCGTGCTGGTCGAGCAGCAGCCGCTCGGCCGGATCGATGTCGCGACCGCCGACGATCACGACCTGCGCCGGATTCAGCCCCGAACCGTGCCCGCTGTCCCACAGCCCGCACGCGGCTGCAACGACCATTCCGCCGAGGTAGCCGGATTCCGTCGTCTGCGGAGTGTTGAAGTCGCCGTGCGCGTCGATCCAGAGCACGATCGCATCCGGAAAGCGCTCCGCGACCGTCGGCAGCGTGCCGAGGCTGGCGCCGCAGGTATTGGTCGCGAGAACGGGCGTCGTGC
It encodes:
- a CDS encoding class I SAM-dependent methyltransferase, producing MARGDQREIDARIQRYYGGVFDEGARLTTRSPQGPVEFLRTQEIIRERVASGRVIDIGGGAGVHARALQDAGYAVELIDPVPRHVEQARDAGIRARIADARDLPFGEAEFDAALMLGPLYHLAARTERLRALREAARVVRPGGFVFAAGLSRFIAFGRATLGRPVPEPFPEEWVALAARGEPAEGMRFPAGHFHSAEELDEEVGSSGLEVDAVLGVEGPCGTVLESLDTAGEELVEAALVMARASASIPAIRDLSAHLIAVARVPS
- a CDS encoding arginase family protein — protein: MTTGTRNESPYRLEDESMAKPIELIISQGRVGDRTEGALPGALKAGRALGRMLDVDPLVVGTPAAARTDDWSECLPAAGETLRALRDAVRDALDRGTTPVLATNTCGASLGTLPTVAERFPDAIVLWIDAHGDFNTPQTTESGYLGGMVVAAACGLWDSGHGSGLNPAQVVIVGGRDIDPAERLLLDQHGVTVLSPAQSTPERVAAIVAGKDVWIHVDWDVLEPGYIPAAYRVGDGLLPHEVAAIFAALDPAQVRGVELAEFEDGDAEIPALLSVELILETFQALRL
- a CDS encoding NUDIX hydrolase, with amino-acid sequence MPKSSIDRSRIRVKAMIIVVHEDGTRHLVSSNAPTDENPHGFHRLIGGSVELGESLQEAIIREVDEELGARIHDLRHLGVVENIFHYNGELGHELVALYKGRLDPTPADKGATLTESDGSVVPVVWRSLDDVDVHVPLYPVAVRPWIDSLGRHSRNNR
- a CDS encoding DNA polymerase IV, with amino-acid sequence MRPWVLHVDMDQFIAAVEVLRHPELAGRSVIVGGNGDPTERAVVATASYEAREYGIGSGMPMKIAARKAPDDAVFLPVDHAAYERASAEVMATLRALPGVTLEVIGWDECFLGVTTDNPEAVARHARNAVFAATSLHCSIGIGDNKIRAKIATGFGKPRGVFRLTEQNWFEVMGERSTRELWGIGSRVEKRLADHGIRTVQELARADRAELAAEFGPKMGVWYADLGLGRGPEVVDDTPWIARSHSRETTYQQNLTTAAQVTAAVSELAVRAFDDCAAEGRPVQRVHLKVRYAPFDTRTFGRKLASATSDRDEFVDAALALTDALDPEREVRLLGVRAEMTMPSGGDPVERTPVRGRI
- a CDS encoding bifunctional phosphatase PAP2/diacylglycerol kinase family protein, translated to MRSSRHPFLALRRARILPRWVRDVDARASHAVNRHRHLPELDGALAGLSHRADRSRLWFQIAAVLYVIGGASRRGAVRGIASLVLGSALANLVGKRIFGGDRPLLKDVPAPRRLKRTPTSASFPSGHSASAAAFVTGVALESGRSGAVLAPLGAAVAYSRLHTGAHWLSDVIGGVALGSAVAVAGRMLVPARPRPEPIRRGSMVELAALPDGDGAVIFVNSASGIDPLRPEPVAFLSGELPSSRVRVLQEGEDLMELVRDAVASADPPHVIGVWGGDGTVANAADAARRAHLPLVIFPGGTFNHFARTAGAETIDDAVTALRSGVGRRVDVAELTIDDGQPMTVMNVASIGVYPRFVAEREEMEAALGKPVAALVAAFRVFARAHTLWVRVDGRAARVWSVAVAAGQNSSVSMVPLQRRRLDDGVLDVRVLHARGRMPRLRGLVALAFGVRASAVLDRVPGRAGLATIEAFTAEQVRIEARSSTGEPVDVAHDGEVSVGERGMTVATVRIVPGGLDVYGLAEEEE
- a CDS encoding MFS transporter; amino-acid sequence: MSAHLLPRTTPGWRGWVVWGVAVAAYVIAITNRSSLSAVGVDAAERFHADAATLSLFAVVQLAVYGGLQIPIGVLLDRYGSRPIMVVGMLLMAVGQFVMAVSPSIGIALIARVLLGAGDAAIFPAVLRLVATWFPAQRGPVMGQLTGLVGQTGQLVALMPLAALLHSTSWTITFGSVAGLGLLFAILVWMLVRNHPPERSADVTVNTETGVVQVITSAIDTGVGIRAAWAHPGTRLAFWSHFTTPFASTAFLLLWGMPFLTAGQGLSAAEAAGILSINVLVSMALSPVLGTLSRRIPTRRSLALVLPSIAVQVIAWSAVILWPGPAPMWLLTLLVVCLAAGGPASMIAFDHARTHNPAHRLSTATGVTNSGGFLAALIAIFFIGFTLDLQGAGTPDTYSLDAFRWAFATQLPLWLLGASFIIRERKNTRIRMGLDPERKRHR